The nucleotide sequence TCGGTACGGCGAGGAGGACGACCCGCTCGCCTCGATCCCGAGTCCTGTCGACGGACCGGACGCCGGTGCGGAGGCGCGGCAGCAGCGGGAGCGCATCGAGGAGGCGCTCCGGGCCCTGCCCGCGCGCCAGCGGCAGGTGTTTCTCCTGCGCGAGTGGCAGGGCCTCACCGCGGTCGAGACGGCGCAGGTGCTCGGTTGTTCGGTCGGCGCCGTGAAGCAGCATCACTTCCGCGCGCTCAAGGCGCTGCGGGCAAAGTTGTCGGAGGTGTGGCATGGCGAAACCCGATGAATGCATGAGGGATGCGCATCCGGCGGACGACGAGCTGGACCGGCTGCGCGCGGGACTGATCGAGACGTCGAGCGCCGGATACGAGGGGCTGCGCGCGCACGTCCAGGCCTGCGCGCGGTGTCAGGCGCGCGGCCGCGTGTGGGCGCGCGTGGGCGAGTCGCTCGACGCAGGCGCCCACGAGGCGGGGCTGGGACTGCGGCTGCGCTCGCGCCGCGAGCGCGCGCTGCGCGGCGAAGCGAGCCGGGCGCCCGCTCGCCGCGCCGCGGTGGCGGTCTTCGCGAGCTTCGTCGTCGCCACGCTGGCCATCGGGCTCGGCATGTGGACCTATCTCGAGCCGGAGCCCGGCGATTCGCAGTTCGCTTCGGCCCCCGCGCGCGATGCCGACTCCGACCTCTACGCCGACATCGACTTCTATCTCTGGTTGCTGAAGCGGGAGGCCGCCAACGCGGCGCCGAACGGATAACGCATGCGCCGGACACGTCGACTGATCCTCGTTCTCGCCGCGCTGCTCCCGGGCCTCGCCGGCGCGGCGCCGTGGGGCGCCCTCAGTCCCGAGGAGCGCGCCGTGCTGCAGTCGCATCGCGGCGAGTGGGATCGCTATTCCCCTGAACAGCAGGAGCGCCTGCGCCAGGGCGCGCAGCGTTATCTCAATCTCTCTCCCGCCGAGCGCAGCGCCGTCGAGGAACAGCGGCGCCGCTACCAGGCGCTGCCCCCGGAGCGGCAGCGCTCGCTGCGCGACGAGTACCGCAAGGGGCGGCGCTGACGCTCGTCGCGCGCCCTCGCTCGCGGGCGCCTTCATGCCTCCGGGAATCGCCGAAATGCGATCGGAAATCGAACGCTGGAACGCGAAGTACCTCGCCGCCAACCCGAACCCGCGCTTCGAGCCGGATCCGCTGCTCGTCGACCTCGCGCCGAAGCTGCGGGGCGGAGTGGCGCTCGACGTCGCCTGCGGAGTCGCGCACAACGCGATGTTCCTCGCCGAGCACGGCTACGAAGTGCTCGCGGTCGACGGAAGCCTGGCGGCTTTGAGGTATGCACGCGATCGGCTTCGTGAACGGCCGTTGCCCGTCTGGCTCGTCGCCGTGGACCTCGATCGCTTCGCGCCGGCCGAGGCGCAGTTCGACCTCATCGTCATCGTGCGCTTCCTCGACCGAAGCCTGATTTCCCGCCTGGTACGCGGCCTCCGTCCGGGCGGGCTCTTCGTCTGCAAGACGTTCAACGTGAACTACCAGCGCGAGCGTCCCGCGTTCAATCCGGATTTTTTGCTCAAGCCGGGCGAGCTTGCGCGGCTGCTGCGCGACCTGCAACCG is from Sulfurifustis variabilis and encodes:
- a CDS encoding RNA polymerase sigma factor, whose product is MSVLPAPAVEGASTGQTLGQFLASVEHRAYRFALYELWDREAALDAVQDSMLRLTERYADRPSAEWPAIFFTILRNRATDAKRWRAWRRVRGLLRGDRYGEEDDPLASIPSPVDGPDAGAEARQQRERIEEALRALPARQRQVFLLREWQGLTAVETAQVLGCSVGAVKQHHFRALKALRAKLSEVWHGETR
- a CDS encoding DUF3106 domain-containing protein → MRRTRRLILVLAALLPGLAGAAPWGALSPEERAVLQSHRGEWDRYSPEQQERLRQGAQRYLNLSPAERSAVEEQRRRYQALPPERQRSLRDEYRKGRR
- a CDS encoding class I SAM-dependent methyltransferase, giving the protein MRSEIERWNAKYLAANPNPRFEPDPLLVDLAPKLRGGVALDVACGVAHNAMFLAEHGYEVLAVDGSLAALRYARDRLRERPLPVWLVAVDLDRFAPAEAQFDLIVIVRFLDRSLISRLVRGLRPGGLFVCKTFNVNYQRERPAFNPDFLLKPGELARLLRDLQPVATNDAPDIREIETYWIGRRVTA